From the genome of Labrus bergylta chromosome 4, fLabBer1.1, whole genome shotgun sequence, one region includes:
- the cavin4a gene encoding caveolae-associated protein 4a: MDQHKYRTAGVQEKLEIVGVEDADGNPISALTILSLLERVAGIIDNVQSCQQRMEDRQLELENNIKTIQGDVLKLAKDHNETSGTVEKLLQKTRKVSANVKEVRSRVEKQNVRVKKVETTQDELLTRNKFRVVIYQGETEIPSVAVTKSPKGTGLDGLEIEPDLYDIPVDLSSDEEYLSLDEADPSRAARIKKSVAKSTETLKAAFSKEKMNKTKDSLGTKFHNLGDKVMPQERRDKMHQAGERLKQSGERLKENIAKKAPNKETFRIKLKKERAVAEGQEGAEAGAEAEAQSAEPEELPGVAYTEVAMESKREGPVEEAGATRIGK; encoded by the exons ATGGATCAGCACAAATATCGCACAGCCGGAgtgcaggagaagctggagaTCGTCGGGGTGGAGGACGCGGACGGGAACCCCATCAGCGCCCTGACTATACTGTCTCTGCTGGAGCGCGTGGCGGGCATCATCGATAACGTCCAGTCCTGCCAGCAGCGCATGGAGGACCGCCAGCTGGAGCTAGAGAACAACATCAAGACCATCCAGGGTGACGTGCTCAAACTGGCCAAAGACCACAACGAGACCAGTGGCACGGTGGAGAAGCTCCTGCAGAAGACCCGCAAGGTCAGCGCCAATGTGAAGGAGGTCCGGTCGCGCGTCGAGAAGCAAAACGTTCGCGTCAAGAAGGTTGAAACCACGCAGGACGAGCTGCTCACCCGCAACAAGTTCAGAGTCGTCATCTATCAG GGTGAGACGGAGATCCCATCAGTCGCCGTCACAAAGTCTCCCAAAGGAACCGGCCTGGACGGGCTGGAGATCGAGCCTGACTTGTATGACATCCCTGTCGACCTCTCCTCCGACGAGGAGTACCTGAGCTTGGATGAGGCCGACCCGTCGAGAGCCGCACGCATTAAGAAATCAGTCGCAAAGAGCACGGAGACCCTGAAGGCCGCCTTCTCCAAGGAGAAGATGAACAAGACCAAAGACAGCCTGGGCACCAAGTTCCACAACCTGGGAGATAAGGTGATGCCGCAAGAGCGCAGGGACAAGATGCACCAAGCCGGCGAGCGGCTGAAACAGTCCGGCGAGCGGTTGAAGGAAAACATCGCCAAGAAGGCTCCGAACAAAGAGACCTTCCGCATCAAGCTGAAGAAGGAGAGAGCCGTCGCCGAGGGCCAGGAGGGCGCAGAGGCCGGGGCCGAGGCCGAGGCCCAGAGCGCAGAACCAGAGGAGCTCCCGGGGGTCGCCTACACTGAGGTAGCCATGGAATCCAAGAGGGAGGGGCCTGTGGAGGAGGCCGGCGCCACCCGGATAGGGAAGTAG